The proteins below are encoded in one region of Flavobacterium nackdongense:
- a CDS encoding hemolysin family protein, translated as MEILIILFLIILNGIFSMSEIALISARKNRLETAAKKGSKNAQIALDLANSPNKFLSTVQIGITLIGILTGIYSGEKITHDVQAFVGSFELLKPFAESIGVGIVVVILTFFSLVLGELLPKRIGLNHPEAIAKAVALPMKIVSIITAPFIWLLTHSTEFLLNVLQIKPTADGKVTEEEIKAIIKEGTEVGEVQEIEQDIVERVFHIGDRKINSLMTHRKSVVILPLHSNKEQVRDFMLKELHSIYPVYGENHDDILGVVNLKNIFAHFENENFNLSAIMTDAPFMMEQTTAYKALEQFKNTGIHYALVSDEYGVFQGIITLNDILEALVGDASDFYKDDFKLIEREDGTWLVDGHYSLHDFLTYFELDELINDYEVTTVSGLIMTELSHIPKEGELLTWQRFQLEVLDMDGVKIDKVLVKALKG; from the coding sequence ATGGAAATTCTAATAATTCTTTTTTTAATCATTCTGAACGGAATATTTTCTATGTCTGAAATAGCATTGATTTCGGCTCGAAAAAATCGTTTGGAAACCGCCGCTAAAAAAGGAAGTAAAAATGCGCAAATTGCATTAGACTTAGCCAATTCTCCCAATAAGTTCTTGTCGACAGTCCAAATAGGGATTACGCTCATTGGAATTCTAACAGGTATTTATTCAGGTGAAAAAATTACCCACGATGTACAAGCCTTTGTCGGGAGTTTTGAGCTCTTAAAACCTTTTGCAGAATCAATTGGCGTTGGAATAGTTGTGGTGATTCTGACTTTTTTCTCCTTGGTTTTAGGCGAATTGTTGCCCAAAAGAATTGGATTGAATCATCCCGAAGCCATTGCGAAAGCAGTAGCTTTACCTATGAAAATTGTTTCGATTATTACAGCTCCATTTATTTGGTTGCTGACACATTCTACCGAGTTTTTGTTAAATGTTTTGCAAATTAAACCCACAGCCGACGGTAAAGTAACTGAGGAAGAAATCAAAGCGATTATCAAAGAAGGGACGGAAGTCGGTGAAGTTCAAGAAATCGAGCAAGACATTGTGGAGCGTGTTTTTCATATTGGGGATCGAAAAATTAATTCTTTGATGACCCACCGAAAGTCAGTAGTGATATTGCCTTTGCATTCTAATAAAGAGCAAGTTAGGGATTTTATGCTCAAAGAATTACATTCTATTTATCCGGTTTATGGAGAAAATCACGATGACATTTTAGGCGTTGTCAATTTGAAAAATATTTTTGCGCATTTTGAAAATGAGAATTTCAATTTGTCTGCGATTATGACGGATGCGCCGTTTATGATGGAGCAAACTACGGCATACAAAGCCTTGGAACAGTTCAAAAATACTGGAATTCATTATGCTTTGGTTTCGGATGAATATGGTGTTTTTCAGGGGATTATCACCTTGAACGATATTTTAGAGGCCTTGGTAGGCGATGCTTCCGATTTTTATAAAGATGATTTTAAATTGATCGAAAGAGAAGACGGAACCTGGTTGGTCGATGGACATTATTCGTTGCATGATTTCTTGACCTATTTCGAATTAGACGAATTAATCAATGATTATGAAGTAACGACCGTAAGCGGGTTGATAATGACTGAGTTGTCGCATATACCTAAGGAAGGTGAGCTCCTCACTTGGCAAAGATTTCAGTTAGAAGTCCTTGATATGGATGGCGTGAAGATTGATAAAGTGTTGGTGAAAGCCTTGAAAGGTTAA
- the obgE gene encoding GTPase ObgE: protein MTEGNFVDYVKIFVSSGKGGKGSTHLHREKFIQYGGPDGGDGGRGGHVVLVGNKGLWTLFHLKFARHIKAGHGGDGGGDRSTGADGEDKYIEVPLGTVVKDKETGETLFEITEDGEQQILCRGGKGGLGNWHFRSSTNQTPRYAQPGLPGLEMDVILELKVLADVGLVGFPNAGKSTLLSVLTSAKPKIADYPFTTLKPNLGIVAYRDFQSFVIADIPGIIEGAAEGKGLGHYFLRHIERNSTLLFLVPVDTPNIKGEYDILVNELTKYNPEMLDKERLLVISKCDMLDDELKAELKIQLDKEFKGIPYLFISSVAQQGLQELKDKLWKMLND, encoded by the coding sequence ATGACAGAAGGAAATTTTGTAGATTACGTAAAAATATTTGTTTCTTCCGGAAAAGGAGGGAAGGGCTCTACGCATTTGCATAGAGAAAAATTCATTCAATACGGTGGGCCAGATGGTGGTGATGGTGGTCGTGGGGGACACGTAGTTTTGGTCGGGAACAAAGGACTTTGGACTTTGTTTCACTTGAAATTTGCTCGTCATATCAAAGCGGGTCACGGTGGCGATGGAGGAGGCGATAGAAGTACTGGCGCCGATGGGGAAGATAAATACATTGAGGTACCACTAGGAACTGTTGTGAAAGACAAAGAAACTGGTGAAACCTTATTCGAAATTACCGAAGATGGAGAACAACAAATTCTTTGTCGGGGTGGAAAAGGTGGTTTAGGAAACTGGCACTTTAGATCCTCAACGAATCAAACACCAAGATATGCACAACCCGGCTTGCCCGGTTTAGAAATGGATGTAATTTTAGAGCTTAAAGTTCTAGCCGACGTGGGTTTAGTAGGTTTTCCTAATGCTGGAAAATCAACTTTGCTTTCGGTTTTAACATCAGCAAAACCCAAAATTGCCGATTATCCGTTTACAACTTTAAAGCCAAATCTTGGAATCGTGGCTTACAGAGATTTTCAATCGTTTGTAATTGCCGATATTCCCGGAATTATTGAAGGTGCAGCCGAAGGAAAAGGATTGGGTCATTATTTCTTGAGACATATCGAAAGAAATTCAACTTTATTGTTTTTAGTTCCTGTAGATACGCCAAACATCAAAGGGGAATACGATATTTTAGTCAACGAATTGACAAAATACAATCCAGAAATGTTGGATAAAGAACGACTTTTGGTCATTTCTAAATGCGATATGCTAGACGATGAACTCAAAGCCGAATTGAAAATTCAATTGGACAAAGAATTCAAAGGCATTCCATATCTATTTATTTCTTCTGTTGCCCAACAAGGTTTGCAAGAGTTGAAAGACAAATTATGGAAAATGTTGAATGACTAA
- a CDS encoding glycosyltransferase family protein codes for MKIFYAIQATGNGHISRATQLYPYLQKFGEVDFFLSGNNASLNFDIPVKFRSAGCSLHYSKCGGLNYWDIAKNIQPLQMYKDAKSLPLKNYDVVINDFDSITSLACKMQKVHSVQFGHQASFISENTPRPEKRSVMGEMILKHYAPSPKHIGLHFENYDSFIRPPIIKDEIVEAAPKDLKHITVYLPSFQKDCLEKAFHSLPDVQFHWFLNDVQTKHRVGNITYFPVNQKLFNESLIYCHGIITGGGFETPAEALYLRKKVLSIPIRDHYEQECNAAALKKLGVPVVYEVGDNFDEIIKNWLNSIVIYPKMKANTIPETLQYLFDTYNK; via the coding sequence ATGAAAATATTTTACGCTATACAAGCCACAGGAAACGGACACATAAGCCGAGCGACTCAATTGTATCCTTATTTACAGAAATTTGGCGAAGTAGATTTCTTTTTGAGTGGTAACAACGCCAGTTTGAATTTTGACATTCCCGTAAAATTCAGAAGTGCGGGATGCAGCCTGCATTACAGCAAGTGTGGTGGTTTGAATTACTGGGATATTGCCAAAAATATTCAACCGCTTCAAATGTATAAAGATGCGAAATCCTTACCCTTAAAAAACTATGATGTTGTAATTAATGATTTTGATTCTATCACTTCATTGGCTTGCAAAATGCAAAAAGTACATTCGGTACAATTTGGTCATCAAGCCAGTTTTATTTCGGAAAACACACCAAGACCTGAAAAAAGAAGTGTTATGGGCGAAATGATTCTCAAACATTATGCGCCTTCTCCCAAACATATCGGATTGCATTTTGAAAACTACGATTCTTTTATTCGTCCTCCTATTATCAAAGATGAAATCGTAGAAGCGGCCCCTAAAGATTTAAAACATATCACGGTTTATTTGCCCTCTTTCCAAAAAGATTGTTTGGAAAAAGCGTTTCATTCTCTGCCAGACGTGCAATTTCATTGGTTTTTGAACGATGTTCAAACCAAACATAGGGTCGGAAACATTACTTATTTTCCGGTCAACCAAAAGCTTTTTAACGAAAGTTTGATTTATTGTCACGGCATCATAACCGGCGGCGGATTTGAAACTCCTGCAGAAGCATTATACCTTCGAAAAAAAGTATTAAGCATCCCTATTCGAGATCATTACGAGCAAGAGTGCAATGCCGCAGCCTTAAAAAAATTGGGAGTGCCTGTGGTTTATGAAGTAGGCGACAACTTTGATGAAATTATAAAAAATTGGCTTAACTCCATCGTAATTTATCCAAAAATGAAAGCCAATACTATTCCTGAGACTTTGCAATATTTATTTGATACCTATAACAAATAA
- a CDS encoding UDP-2,3-diacylglucosamine diphosphatase: protein MKQKRKISLVVLSDVHLGTYGCHAKELLQYLKSINPQTLVLNGDIIDMWSFSKRYFPVAHMEVLRYIIKMSNQGTRVIYITGNHDEALRKYSDFILGNLELVDKLILDLDGKKTWIFHGDVFDSSTKGYAKFLAKLGGKGYDLLILINSIVNWILVSLGREKRSFSKTIKNSVKKAVAFVSNFETTAAEIAIEKKYSYVVCGHIHMPQKKMVKTNLGKVMYLNSGDWVENLTALEYKKEKWKIYYYKKSDFSSEENREDKIVNDIVAKILQD, encoded by the coding sequence ATGAAGCAAAAAAGAAAAATATCCTTGGTGGTATTAAGCGATGTCCACCTTGGAACTTACGGCTGCCACGCCAAAGAATTACTTCAATATTTAAAATCAATTAATCCGCAAACCTTAGTTCTCAACGGCGATATCATCGATATGTGGAGCTTTAGCAAACGTTATTTCCCGGTTGCCCACATGGAAGTCTTACGCTACATCATAAAAATGTCGAATCAGGGAACTCGTGTGATTTACATTACTGGAAATCACGATGAAGCCTTGCGGAAATACTCCGATTTTATTTTAGGAAACTTAGAATTAGTCGACAAACTAATCTTGGACTTAGACGGCAAGAAAACTTGGATTTTTCACGGCGATGTATTCGATTCTTCTACCAAAGGATACGCCAAATTCTTGGCAAAATTGGGTGGGAAAGGTTATGATTTATTGATTTTGATTAATAGTATTGTCAACTGGATTCTAGTTTCATTGGGAAGAGAAAAGAGAAGTTTTTCAAAAACCATAAAAAATAGTGTCAAGAAAGCGGTTGCCTTTGTCTCTAATTTTGAAACTACTGCTGCCGAAATCGCCATCGAAAAAAAATACAGCTACGTGGTTTGTGGCCACATTCATATGCCGCAAAAAAAAATGGTTAAAACCAATCTGGGAAAAGTAATGTACTTGAACAGTGGCGATTGGGTAGAAAACCTCACAGCATTAGAATACAAAAAAGAAAAATGGAAGATCTATTATTATAAAAAATCAGATTTTTCGAGTGAGGAAAACAGGGAGGATAAAATCGTCAATGATATTGTTGCCAAAATACTTCAGGATTAA
- a CDS encoding tetratricopeptide repeat protein, translating to MKNILSFLLVFPLMLWSQSDYSKAEKLFKDGKYEQARPVFESYLKEYPSHLKTIEYLGDLEGHQKSWDKAIVYYKKLKQLRPSEANYYFKYGGALGMKAKESNKFKALGMIGEVKESFEKAISLNPKHIEARWALVILYIQLPGIVGGSETKAIKYSNELLKLSPVDGYLSKGQIDEHFKRYTAAEKNYIKANTIGKSKITFQALYRLYLNKLNDPVKAQELKQHFDKNKQF from the coding sequence ATGAAAAATATTTTATCGTTCCTTTTAGTATTCCCTCTGATGCTTTGGTCCCAATCAGATTATAGCAAGGCTGAAAAATTATTCAAAGACGGAAAATACGAGCAGGCAAGACCCGTTTTCGAAAGCTATTTAAAAGAATATCCTTCCCATTTAAAAACGATAGAATATTTGGGAGACCTTGAGGGACATCAAAAATCTTGGGACAAAGCCATAGTTTATTATAAAAAACTGAAGCAATTAAGGCCGTCCGAAGCCAATTATTATTTCAAATATGGCGGCGCTCTAGGGATGAAAGCCAAAGAATCCAATAAATTCAAGGCGCTCGGAATGATTGGCGAAGTGAAAGAATCTTTCGAAAAAGCAATTTCGTTGAACCCAAAACATATTGAAGCACGTTGGGCGTTGGTGATATTATACATTCAATTGCCCGGAATTGTGGGCGGAAGCGAAACAAAAGCGATTAAATATTCGAACGAATTGCTTAAATTGTCCCCCGTTGATGGTTATTTGTCCAAAGGTCAAATCGACGAACATTTTAAAAGATATACTGCTGCTGAAAAAAATTACATAAAAGCCAATACTATTGGAAAATCTAAAATCACGTTTCAAGCATTATATAGGCTATATTTGAATAAATTAAATGATCCTGTAAAGGCTCAGGAATTGAAACAGCATTTCGATAAAAACAAACAATTTTAA
- a CDS encoding UDP-N-acetylmuramate--L-alanine ligase: protein MRTHFIAIGGSAMHNLALALHNKGYQVTGSDDAIFEPSKTRLANKGILPAELGWFPEKITSAIEAVILGMHAKADNPELLKAQELGLKIYSYPEFLYEQSKNKTRVVIGGSHGKTTITSMILHVMHYHNIEVDYMVGAQLEGFDTMVHLTSANDFIVLEGDEYLSSPIDRRPKFHLYQPNIALISGIAWDHINVFPTYDFYVEQFETFIAKITNGGILVYNEEDPEVKRVAEAALNPIRKIPYTTPKYEVKDGITLLETPEGAMPIEVFGAHNLNNLAGAKWICQNMGVDEADFYEAIASFKGASKRLEKIAEGKGKVAYKDFAHSPSKVAATTKAVKEQYPNRTLVACLELHTYSSLNAEFLKEYEGALEYADVAVVFYSPDAVKIKQLEEVTYEQIAKAFNREDLIIYTNPAEFKTFLFNRNLENSALLLMSSGNYGGLNFDEVKDLVIR, encoded by the coding sequence ATGAGAACTCATTTTATCGCCATCGGTGGCAGCGCGATGCACAATTTGGCGCTAGCATTACACAACAAAGGATATCAAGTTACGGGAAGTGACGATGCCATTTTCGAACCTTCGAAAACGCGTTTGGCTAACAAGGGAATTTTGCCAGCAGAATTGGGTTGGTTTCCTGAAAAAATAACTTCAGCTATCGAAGCCGTAATTCTCGGAATGCACGCCAAAGCCGACAATCCAGAATTATTGAAAGCGCAAGAATTGGGACTGAAAATTTATTCGTATCCAGAGTTTTTATATGAACAATCCAAAAATAAAACCCGAGTGGTTATTGGGGGTTCACACGGAAAAACAACCATTACTTCGATGATTTTGCACGTAATGCATTATCATAATATTGAGGTGGATTATATGGTGGGCGCACAATTGGAGGGTTTTGACACGATGGTTCATCTTACTTCAGCCAATGATTTTATCGTTCTCGAAGGCGACGAATATTTGTCTTCGCCAATAGACCGCAGACCTAAATTCCATTTGTATCAACCGAATATTGCTCTGATTTCTGGAATCGCTTGGGATCATATTAATGTATTTCCAACTTATGATTTCTATGTGGAACAGTTTGAAACTTTCATTGCAAAAATTACCAATGGCGGAATTTTGGTTTACAATGAAGAAGATCCAGAAGTAAAACGTGTTGCCGAAGCGGCTTTAAATCCAATTCGTAAAATTCCTTACACAACACCAAAATACGAAGTAAAGGACGGAATTACACTTTTGGAAACGCCAGAAGGAGCAATGCCAATCGAGGTTTTTGGAGCACATAACTTGAATAACTTGGCAGGGGCCAAATGGATTTGCCAAAATATGGGTGTTGATGAAGCCGATTTTTATGAGGCGATTGCAAGTTTCAAAGGTGCTTCTAAACGCTTGGAAAAAATTGCAGAAGGGAAAGGGAAAGTGGCTTACAAAGATTTCGCGCATTCGCCAAGCAAAGTAGCCGCTACTACAAAAGCCGTAAAAGAACAATATCCAAATCGTACTTTAGTAGCTTGTTTGGAATTGCACACCTACAGCAGTCTGAATGCCGAATTCCTGAAAGAGTACGAAGGCGCATTAGAATATGCCGATGTTGCCGTGGTTTTCTATTCGCCAGATGCAGTAAAAATCAAACAACTCGAAGAAGTGACTTATGAGCAAATCGCCAAAGCTTTTAATAGAGAAGATTTGATTATTTATACCAATCCAGCTGAATTTAAAACCTTTTTATTCAATCGAAATCTTGAAAATTCCGCTTTGTTGTTGATGAGTTCCGGAAATTACGGAGGATTGAATTTTGATGAGGTGAAAGATTTAGTAATCAGGTAG
- the radC gene encoding RadC family protein, whose amino-acid sequence MEQTNFPITNWSEDDKPREKLMLKGKSALSDAELIAILIGSGSRNESAVGLSKRILASVDNNLNALGKLTLQQLMNFKGIGEAKAISIVAAMELGRRRRAEEAVELKRITSSKMIFELMQPIIGELPHEEFWVLYLNNSNKVLSKSQQGKGGITGTLVDVRLVFKTALELGATALILCHNHPSGTLIASDADKQITRKLKSAGQNLDIQVLDHVIVTENGYFSFADESIL is encoded by the coding sequence ATGGAACAAACTAATTTTCCCATAACGAATTGGTCTGAAGACGACAAACCACGCGAAAAACTGATGCTGAAAGGCAAAAGTGCTTTGAGCGATGCCGAATTGATTGCCATTTTGATAGGTTCCGGAAGCCGGAACGAATCGGCGGTGGGGTTGAGTAAAAGGATTTTGGCTAGTGTGGATAACAATTTGAACGCTCTGGGAAAGTTGACCCTTCAGCAATTGATGAACTTCAAGGGAATAGGTGAGGCCAAAGCCATTTCGATTGTAGCCGCAATGGAATTGGGAAGACGCAGAAGGGCAGAAGAGGCGGTCGAATTGAAGAGAATAACGTCCAGCAAAATGATTTTCGAATTGATGCAACCCATCATTGGCGAATTGCCACACGAAGAATTTTGGGTTTTGTATTTGAATAATTCAAACAAAGTGCTTTCGAAATCGCAACAAGGCAAGGGTGGAATCACGGGAACGCTGGTCGATGTGCGTTTGGTTTTTAAAACGGCTCTCGAGTTGGGCGCAACGGCATTGATTTTATGTCACAATCATCCCTCGGGAACTTTGATTGCCAGCGATGCCGATAAACAAATTACCCGAAAGTTGAAATCGGCTGGACAAAACTTGGATATTCAGGTTTTGGATCACGTTATTGTTACCGAGAATGGCTATTTTAGTTTTGCAGATGAGAGTATATTATAA
- a CDS encoding YjjG family noncanonical pyrimidine nucleotidase, whose amino-acid sequence MNRTITDVFFDLDHTLWDFEKNSALAFETVFKMQDLEVNVTEFLKFYVPINREYWERYRKDEITQKQLRYGRLKDAFDLINFPISDEMIEVLSAEYIHYLPKFNHLFDGTIEILDYLKTKYNLHIITNGFAEIQGNKLDNSYISHYFKTITNSEMAGVKKPNQKIFEYALNLAEAKKENSIMIGDCIEADVQGALDAGLDAVFFNENKVPVAINIKQVNHLLELKKHL is encoded by the coding sequence ATGAACAGAACTATCACCGATGTCTTTTTTGATTTAGATCACACCCTTTGGGATTTCGAGAAGAATTCAGCATTGGCTTTTGAAACGGTTTTCAAAATGCAGGATTTGGAGGTGAATGTGACCGAATTCCTGAAATTTTACGTGCCGATAAACCGGGAATATTGGGAAAGATATCGAAAAGATGAAATTACACAAAAACAACTTCGATATGGCAGGTTGAAAGACGCGTTTGATTTGATCAACTTTCCTATTTCAGACGAGATGATTGAAGTATTGTCTGCAGAGTACATCCATTATTTGCCAAAATTCAATCATTTGTTTGATGGAACTATTGAAATTTTGGATTATTTGAAAACAAAATACAATTTGCATATCATCACCAACGGATTTGCAGAAATTCAAGGAAACAAATTAGATAATTCGTATATTTCGCATTATTTTAAAACCATTACCAATTCAGAAATGGCAGGGGTTAAGAAACCCAATCAAAAGATTTTTGAATATGCTTTGAATTTGGCAGAGGCCAAAAAAGAAAATAGTATTATGATTGGCGATTGCATTGAGGCCGATGTTCAGGGAGCTTTAGATGCGGGTTTAGATGCTGTTTTTTTTAATGAAAATAAAGTCCCAGTTGCGATAAATATCAAACAAGTAAACCATTTATTAGAACTTAAAAAACACCTTTAA
- a CDS encoding replication-associated recombination protein A, with protein MEAPLAERIRPQKLEEYISQLHLVGPNGSLTQQIAKGIIPSLIFWGPPGTGKTTLAQIIAQESKRPFYILSAINSGVKDIREVIEKAKQSGGLFTAKNPILFIDEIHRFSKSQQDSLLAAVEKGWITLIGATTENPSFEVIPALLSRCQVYVLNAFTKDDLETLLHRAVKTDSFLATKNIKLTETEALLRLSGGDGRKLLNIFELVVNASGEDEISITNDRVFELVQQNTVLYDKTGEQHYDIVSAFIKSIRGSDPNGAVYWLARMIEGGEDVKFIARRMLILSSEDIGNANPTAFIMANNTFQAVTTIGYPESRIILSQCAIYLATSPKSNASYLAIGTAQQLVKQTGDLPVPIHLRNAPTKLMKELGYGEEYKYAHDYANNFAEQEFLPDAISETQLYNPGNNSRENSTREFLKNRWKDKYGY; from the coding sequence ATGGAAGCACCACTCGCAGAACGAATTCGCCCGCAGAAATTAGAAGAGTATATCAGTCAATTGCATTTGGTTGGACCAAACGGCTCGTTGACCCAGCAAATTGCGAAAGGAATCATTCCATCCTTGATTTTTTGGGGACCTCCCGGAACGGGGAAAACGACTTTAGCACAAATCATTGCCCAAGAATCGAAGAGACCTTTCTATATTTTGAGCGCCATCAATTCGGGAGTGAAGGATATTCGCGAGGTGATTGAAAAGGCCAAGCAAAGTGGTGGGCTTTTCACCGCAAAAAATCCCATCTTATTTATTGACGAAATTCATCGATTTAGCAAATCGCAACAGGATTCGTTATTGGCGGCTGTCGAAAAAGGCTGGATAACCCTAATTGGAGCCACAACCGAAAACCCAAGTTTCGAGGTAATTCCAGCTTTATTGTCGCGTTGTCAAGTGTATGTTTTGAATGCGTTTACCAAAGATGATTTGGAGACATTATTACATCGTGCCGTGAAAACAGACTCGTTTTTGGCAACCAAAAACATAAAATTAACGGAAACAGAAGCTCTATTGCGACTTTCTGGTGGCGATGGACGCAAACTATTGAATATTTTCGAATTGGTCGTAAACGCATCTGGTGAAGACGAAATTTCGATTACGAACGACCGAGTTTTTGAATTGGTGCAACAAAATACAGTGCTGTATGACAAAACTGGCGAACAACATTATGATATTGTTTCTGCTTTCATCAAATCAATTCGTGGGAGTGATCCCAACGGAGCCGTATATTGGCTCGCCAGAATGATCGAAGGAGGCGAAGATGTAAAATTCATTGCCAGACGAATGTTGATTTTATCCAGCGAAGATATTGGAAATGCTAACCCAACCGCTTTTATTATGGCCAATAACACATTCCAAGCCGTTACCACTATTGGTTATCCTGAAAGCAGAATAATATTGAGCCAATGTGCTATTTACTTGGCAACCTCGCCCAAAAGCAATGCTTCTTATTTGGCTATTGGAACTGCCCAACAATTGGTCAAACAAACGGGCGATTTGCCTGTGCCAATCCATTTGCGAAATGCTCCAACCAAGTTGATGAAAGAATTAGGTTATGGCGAAGAGTATAAATATGCACACGATTATGCCAATAATTTTGCCGAACAAGAATTTCTACCTGATGCAATTTCCGAAACACAATTGTACAATCCCGGAAACAATTCTAGAGAAAATTCGACTAGGGAATTTCTAAAAAATCGCTGGAAAGATAAATATGGATATTAG
- a CDS encoding rhomboid family intramembrane serine protease: MNDNHFKYTNSVIGLPLFFVWFLWFVYWLQIKFDFDFFENGIYPRTISGLQGVIFSPFIHSDFEHLYNNSIPLLILLAALQYFYSRQTIAVIAYGILFSGMITWIIGRANFHIGASSLIYVLVSFIFFKGIQTKYYRLVALSLAVVLVYGGLVWYVFPHPESMGDEQISWEGHLAGLIAGFVLSLIYKTPEYKKIIKYDWEHPDYDPMQDKFMQRFDEDGNFVNLEIVEENGNNDCEESN; the protein is encoded by the coding sequence ATGAACGACAACCATTTCAAATATACAAATTCAGTTATTGGACTTCCACTTTTTTTTGTGTGGTTTTTGTGGTTTGTGTATTGGTTACAGATCAAATTTGATTTCGATTTTTTCGAAAACGGCATATATCCAAGAACAATTTCAGGTTTGCAAGGTGTTATTTTCAGTCCATTCATTCACTCCGATTTTGAGCATTTGTACAATAATTCCATTCCGTTATTGATTTTGTTGGCTGCTTTGCAGTATTTTTATTCAAGGCAAACTATTGCTGTTATCGCTTACGGAATACTATTTTCCGGTATGATTACTTGGATAATCGGAAGGGCCAATTTCCATATTGGCGCCAGCAGTTTGATTTATGTATTGGTTAGTTTTATCTTTTTTAAAGGAATTCAAACCAAATATTATCGATTAGTGGCTTTATCATTAGCAGTTGTTCTGGTTTATGGTGGTTTGGTTTGGTATGTTTTCCCACATCCTGAGTCTATGGGTGATGAGCAAATTTCTTGGGAAGGACATTTGGCAGGATTGATAGCTGGTTTCGTTCTTTCTTTGATTTATAAAACTCCTGAATACAAGAAGATCATCAAGTACGATTGGGAACATCCTGATTATGATCCAATGCAAGATAAGTTTATGCAGCGTTTTGATGAGGACGGCAATTTTGTAAATCTTGAAATTGTAGAAGAAAATGGGAATAATGATTGCGAAGAATCGAATTGA
- a CDS encoding Uma2 family endonuclease, giving the protein MVPIITNIKQLDLKGSYTYADYLLWQFKDRVELIKGKIFKMSPAPSRSHQEISWVLARQLDKVFHKTSCKMYSAPFDVRLINFKDSTDDNQITSVVQPDLCVVCDTNKLDEKGCVGAPDLIIEILSPGNSNREMTIKFDLYEENGVKEYWIVNQSEKTILIYVLKENKFIGLKPIVESGKLESPTFPSLKFSVKNIFKE; this is encoded by the coding sequence ATGGTGCCAATTATCACGAATATCAAACAACTCGATTTAAAAGGGAGTTATACTTACGCCGATTATTTGTTATGGCAATTTAAGGATAGAGTTGAATTAATTAAAGGAAAAATTTTTAAAATGAGTCCGGCGCCAAGCAGATCGCATCAAGAAATTTCGTGGGTTTTGGCACGTCAATTAGACAAAGTATTCCATAAAACATCATGTAAAATGTATTCAGCGCCTTTTGATGTGCGGTTGATAAATTTTAAAGACAGTACAGATGATAATCAAATAACTTCGGTTGTGCAACCTGATTTATGTGTTGTTTGTGATACAAATAAACTAGACGAAAAAGGGTGTGTAGGTGCTCCAGATTTGATTATTGAAATCCTTTCTCCAGGAAATTCAAATCGAGAAATGACCATAAAGTTTGATTTGTACGAAGAGAATGGAGTGAAAGAATATTGGATTGTAAACCAATCTGAAAAAACTATTCTGATTTACGTGCTCAAAGAAAATAAATTTATTGGTTTGAAACCAATTGTTGAAAGTGGTAAATTGGAGAGTCCCACATTTCCAAGTTTAAAATTTAGCGTAAAAAATATTTTTAAAGAATAG